A stretch of Flavobacteriales bacterium DNA encodes these proteins:
- a CDS encoding sigma-54-dependent Fis family transcriptional regulator: MIIITGYSDIKAAVEVIKFGAFNYVTKPIYPEMILELINKAIEEKKTSNNEAGGVASKKSRSGINMNSTFRFIEGKGDAARKLSKDINLIATTDMSVVILGESGTGKEYVARMIHASSERHDKAFVTIDCGALPDEVAGSELFGHKKGAFTGAFMDKEGQFEVANKGTLFLDEIGNLSYDNQMKVLRAIQERKVRRIGDTQDIEVDIRLLVATNENLRNAVKDGKFREDLYFRLNEFTIEIPPLRDRKEDIMVYADHFRLLSNDSLRKNVSGFQADVIQKLKAYPWPGNLRELKNVVKRAILLCNTDEVHPGCLPEEICHPELLAISDAAGLTSEQITDLKSIVEAAEKEAILRVLKLNSYNKSRTAEQLGIDRKTLYNKMTGYGLLE; the protein is encoded by the coding sequence GTGATCATCATTACCGGTTATTCCGATATCAAAGCGGCAGTAGAAGTGATCAAGTTCGGCGCGTTCAACTACGTTACCAAACCGATTTACCCGGAAATGATTCTGGAACTAATCAATAAGGCAATTGAAGAAAAAAAGACCTCCAATAATGAAGCCGGTGGTGTGGCTTCCAAAAAGTCAAGATCCGGTATCAATATGAATTCAACCTTCAGGTTTATTGAAGGAAAGGGCGACGCTGCAAGAAAACTAAGCAAGGATATTAATCTGATCGCCACAACTGATATGTCCGTGGTTATTTTAGGTGAAAGCGGGACAGGTAAAGAATATGTAGCACGAATGATTCATGCCAGCAGCGAAAGACATGACAAAGCGTTTGTAACCATTGATTGTGGCGCTCTTCCGGATGAAGTGGCAGGAAGCGAGCTTTTCGGTCATAAGAAGGGTGCCTTTACCGGTGCTTTCATGGATAAGGAAGGTCAATTTGAAGTGGCCAACAAAGGAACGCTTTTCCTTGACGAAATTGGCAACTTATCGTATGACAACCAAATGAAAGTGTTGAGAGCTATTCAGGAGCGAAAGGTCCGGCGCATTGGCGACACACAGGATATTGAAGTGGACATTCGACTACTGGTAGCAACCAATGAAAATCTACGAAACGCGGTTAAGGATGGAAAGTTCCGAGAGGACCTTTACTTCAGGTTGAATGAATTTACCATAGAGATTCCACCACTCAGAGACCGAAAGGAAGACATCATGGTATACGCCGATCACTTCAGATTGCTATCAAACGACTCACTCCGAAAAAATGTCAGCGGTTTCCAGGCTGATGTTATCCAAAAACTTAAGGCTTACCCGTGGCCAGGTAACCTGAGAGAGCTAAAGAATGTTGTTAAAAGAGCGATCCTGTTATGCAATACTGATGAGGTCCACCCCGGCTGCCTTCCGGAAGAAATATGTCATCCCGAGTTATTGGCTATTTCCGATGCAGCCGGTCTGACGTCCGAGCAAATTACCGATTTGAAATCCATTGTAGAGGCTGCTGAGAAAGAGGCCATCCTCAGAGTATTGAAATTGAACAGCTATAACAAATCCAGAACAGCCGAACAACTTGGGATCGACCGAAAGACGCTTTACAATAAAATGACTGGATACGGATTGCTTGAATAA
- a CDS encoding CsbD family protein has product MNNRQQKKIQQNWNQVKDQFQNKYADLTENDLNYVKGQEEELIGRIQQRTGDSREKIERLIDQA; this is encoded by the coding sequence ATGAATAACAGACAGCAAAAGAAAATTCAGCAAAACTGGAATCAGGTCAAAGATCAGTTCCAAAATAAATATGCAGACCTAACTGAGAATGACCTGAATTATGTCAAAGGCCAGGAGGAAGAGTTGATAGGTAGGATCCAGCAGCGTACCGGAGATTCCCGTGAGAAGATAGAAAGGCTTATTGACCAGGCCTGA